CTTGTTTTATTGGCGCGAAGCGAGACCAACCCTCACATTTCTCAATCAAAAAATCGGTTTTGGGGTAAGTTTTGTCAGGATAGGGGAAGGTTAGTGCAGGGATGCGGGGCTACTTTGGGGTGTTATTCGCCCCTAACCCTTACACTATTGGAAAACTCGACCTCCAAAATGTAAGGGTCTGTCAGGGTGAGGGATGGGCTGCGGTCACTTTCAGAACGGTGTTGGGATCCGGCGAGGAGCGCCTCCTCAGCCATTCCTCGGACGTTACAACACCTCTGAAGAGTTTTCAGCGTCGGCCACCTGCTCCAACCAGCCGGGCACCCGTTCCTCGCAATCCGTCTGCCGGGTCCACACCGATAGGTCTGTTGATTTCCTCGGCGAGCGCGAGGTGACTTCTGGCGCTCATGGCGTCTTTTTCGATGACGCGAGATCATTGGCCATCTATTCAGGCTTGGCAACGGCGTGACGTTCTGTGATCCCTGAATGGTGTTCGTATAAACGTCCGCCAGACGTGACGCGGAGCAATAGCCGCGGCACATGATGCTTGCTTGACGAGGTTTGGAAAGATTAATGACTCGAGCTTGGAACATAATTCCCGATATCCACGCCGATATCAGACGGCTGAATAATACGCTTGCCCGGCTTGGTAATGATGCTCCGGTCGCCTTTCTCGGAGACTTCATCGACGCCGGTAAGAACCAGGATATATCAGACGACGCTGCAGTGCTGACACGGGTGCGCAAGATGATAGACAGCCAGAACGCAGTCGCCGTGATGGGCAATCACGAACTGAACGCGATACTCTTCCATACACTTGGGGTGGACGGCGTTTCTCTTCGAGATCGAAGCGACAAGAACGTCGACCAGCATCGCAGCTTTGTTCACCAGTTCGGGATGTCGACGCCTTTGGCCCAAGTCTGGATAGATTGGTTTCTGACTTTGCCGTTGTGGCACGAACTGGATGGCTTGCGTCTGGTTCATGCCTTTTGGGGGCAGGCAGAAATCGACCTGATTGCAATGCGCCGCCCGAACGGCATTCTCGCTGTGGATGACCTTGCCGAAATTGCGGCCGAGAAGACCGACTTTGCAAAGGCCGTCAAAGCTTTGACCACCGGCCCTGAAAGGAAACTGCCGGACGGCGTCCATTTCCATGATTTCAAGGGCTATCGCCGCCACCATGTTCGTATCGCCTGGTGGCGCTCCG
This is a stretch of genomic DNA from Aquicoccus sp. G2-2. It encodes these proteins:
- a CDS encoding metallophosphoesterase, encoding MERLMTRAWNIIPDIHADIRRLNNTLARLGNDAPVAFLGDFIDAGKNQDISDDAAVLTRVRKMIDSQNAVAVMGNHELNAILFHTLGVDGVSLRDRSDKNVDQHRSFVHQFGMSTPLAQVWIDWFLTLPLWHELDGLRLVHAFWGQAEIDLIAMRRPNGILAVDDLAEIAAEKTDFAKAVKALTTGPERKLPDGVHFHDFKGYRRHHVRIAWWRSGANTWREAALSIKNPDELPDEPLPSDGEVPLYPADAPPVLTGHYKMSGAPCIETPRAACLDYPDTPCAYRWGARQTCVRRTSC